One genomic region from Solwaraspora sp. WMMD792 encodes:
- a CDS encoding SidA/IucD/PvdA family monooxygenase, whose protein sequence is MRTYDFVAVGLGPFNLGLACLTAPVDDLDGVFLEQRDEFAWHPGLMIEGVTIQVPFLADLVTMADPTSPYSFLNYLKQTGRLYRFYIRENFYPLRAEYDAYCRWAAAQLPNVRFGSRVDRVEHDAATGDYLVRVTEAGTGATTTLRTRRLVLGIGTVPYRPAVVRDLPGPAVHSADYLPDKARLQSLGSVTVVGSGQSAAEIYLDLLEEIDTHGYQLNWVTRSPRFFPMEYTKLTLEMTSPEYVRYFHGLPAASRDRLNRDQRSLYKGISGDLVDTIFDTLYRKDVAGPVPTTLLTGTALTGADWDPDTGRYRLALHHQEQDRDFTMDTDGLVLATGYRPAVPAFLDPVRDRIRWDERGRFDVALGYTVDHGDREIFVQNAEEHTHSLTAPDLGMGPYRNSVIIANMLGREVYPIERKIAFQHFGAPSDSNTPSAPAAATGPVATQRQEALIR, encoded by the coding sequence ATGCGAACGTATGACTTCGTCGCCGTCGGGCTCGGGCCGTTCAACCTCGGCCTGGCCTGCCTGACCGCGCCGGTCGACGACCTGGACGGGGTGTTCCTGGAGCAGCGCGACGAGTTCGCCTGGCACCCCGGGCTGATGATCGAGGGAGTCACCATCCAGGTACCGTTCCTGGCCGACCTGGTGACAATGGCCGACCCGACGTCGCCGTACTCGTTCCTCAACTATCTGAAGCAGACCGGCCGGCTCTACCGCTTCTACATCCGGGAGAACTTCTACCCGCTACGCGCCGAGTACGACGCGTACTGCCGCTGGGCGGCCGCCCAGCTGCCCAACGTCCGGTTCGGCAGCCGGGTCGACCGGGTCGAGCACGACGCCGCGACCGGCGACTACCTGGTACGGGTCACCGAGGCCGGCACCGGGGCGACGACGACGCTGCGGACCCGGCGGCTGGTGCTCGGCATCGGTACCGTGCCGTACCGCCCGGCGGTGGTCCGGGACCTGCCCGGCCCGGCCGTGCACAGCGCCGACTACCTGCCGGACAAGGCCCGGCTGCAGAGCCTCGGGTCGGTCACCGTGGTCGGCAGCGGGCAGAGCGCCGCGGAGATCTACCTCGACCTGCTGGAGGAGATCGACACCCACGGCTACCAGCTCAACTGGGTCACCCGGTCGCCCCGGTTCTTCCCGATGGAGTACACCAAGCTCACCCTGGAGATGACCTCACCGGAGTACGTCCGCTACTTCCACGGGCTGCCGGCGGCCAGCCGGGACCGGCTCAACCGGGACCAGCGCAGCCTCTACAAGGGCATCAGCGGCGACCTGGTGGACACCATCTTCGACACGCTGTACCGCAAGGACGTCGCCGGCCCGGTGCCGACCACCCTGCTCACCGGGACCGCGTTGACCGGCGCCGACTGGGACCCCGACACCGGACGGTACCGGCTCGCCCTGCACCACCAGGAGCAGGACCGCGATTTCACCATGGACACCGACGGCCTGGTGCTCGCCACCGGCTACCGGCCGGCCGTGCCGGCGTTCCTGGACCCGGTCCGTGACCGAATCCGGTGGGACGAGCGGGGCCGGTTCGACGTGGCGCTCGGCTACACCGTCGACCACGGCGACCGGGAGATCTTCGTGCAGAACGCCGAGGAGCACACCCACAGCCTCACCGCACCCGACCTGGGCATGGGCCCCTACCGCAACTCGGTGATCATCGCCAACATGCTCGGCCGCGAGGTCTACCCGATCGAGCGCAAGATCGCCTTTCAGCACTTCGGCGCACCGTCGGACAGCAACACACCGTCGGCACCGGCGGCCGCTACCGGTCCGGTGGCCACGCAGCGGCAGGAGGCGCTCATCCGGTGA
- a CDS encoding GNAT family N-acetyltransferase, translated as MTVEPLDVAGHADLLHAWITHPRSVFWGMPDADLDTVRREYQRIDANPHHHAWLGRLDGVPLFLTETYEPAHSELADHYPVQPGDVGMHVLVAPPDGEPRHGVTSAVMRTVMAFVFADPAHHRVVVEPDVRNEAIAVKNAEAGFVVDRLIQLSDKQARLSFCSRSAFSASRLGGTDGPATESPMTPPAHLAPGPIAAAHRQLVAKAIAEFSHERLIQPRPDDTLPAGPGGDGYQLTTDDRVAYRFRARRYALDHWLIDPASLTREVDGTPAELDALDLVVELRETLGIPAKLLGTYLEEISATLAGAAWKHHHRRERAADLVHADFQTIESAMTEGHPLFVANNGRIGFGLADHEAYAPEAGTPVRLVWLAVRRDLSTFTAGHGVDEQSHYLDELGAETLHRFADQLRGLGLDPANYRYLPVHPWQWEHKVGVTFAADVASRAIVPVGTSPDRYRAQQSIRTFFNIDHPHRHYVKTALSIQNMGFMRGLSPAYMRATPPINDWVADLVADDDTLRDCGFEVLRELASVGYTGDAYHRSGAPVSAYQRMLAALWRESPVPRIAPGQRLATMASLLHRDRDGAHLATALIAASGLPAADWLARYLRAYLRPLLHCLLGHDLAFMPHGENLILVLENHVPVRVFMKDIGEEVVAMHDRELPATVERIRMPVDDNFRVLAVFTDVFDGFLRFLAAILDADGVLPADRFWQLVAECVRQHGDDHPQLRDRLDLFAPTFRHSCLNRLQLRNTLQMVDLTDQAGSLIFVGVQDNPIAAVAAPAP; from the coding sequence ATGACCGTCGAACCGCTCGACGTCGCCGGTCACGCCGACCTGCTGCACGCCTGGATCACCCACCCCCGGTCGGTGTTCTGGGGGATGCCCGACGCCGACCTCGACACCGTACGGCGCGAGTACCAGCGCATCGACGCCAACCCGCACCATCACGCGTGGCTCGGCCGACTCGACGGCGTACCGCTGTTCCTCACCGAGACCTACGAACCCGCACACAGCGAACTCGCCGACCACTACCCCGTACAGCCCGGCGACGTCGGGATGCACGTGCTGGTCGCACCGCCGGACGGCGAGCCCCGGCACGGGGTGACGTCGGCGGTGATGCGGACGGTGATGGCCTTCGTCTTCGCCGACCCGGCGCACCACCGGGTCGTCGTCGAGCCCGACGTACGCAACGAGGCGATCGCCGTGAAGAACGCCGAAGCCGGCTTCGTCGTCGACCGGCTGATCCAACTGTCCGACAAGCAGGCCCGGCTCAGCTTCTGTTCCCGGTCCGCGTTCAGTGCCAGCCGGCTGGGCGGTACCGACGGACCAGCCACGGAGAGCCCAATGACACCCCCCGCCCACCTCGCGCCGGGCCCGATCGCGGCCGCCCACCGCCAGCTGGTCGCCAAGGCCATCGCCGAGTTCAGCCACGAACGGCTGATCCAGCCCCGACCCGACGACACGCTCCCGGCCGGCCCCGGCGGCGACGGGTACCAGCTGACGACCGACGACCGGGTCGCGTACCGGTTCCGGGCCCGCCGGTACGCTCTCGACCACTGGCTGATCGACCCCGCGTCGCTGACCCGCGAGGTCGACGGCACCCCAGCGGAGCTGGACGCCCTCGACCTCGTCGTCGAACTGCGGGAGACGCTGGGCATCCCGGCGAAGCTGCTCGGCACCTACCTGGAGGAGATCAGCGCTACCCTGGCCGGTGCCGCCTGGAAGCACCACCACCGCCGGGAACGCGCCGCCGACCTGGTGCACGCCGACTTCCAGACCATCGAGTCGGCGATGACCGAGGGGCACCCGCTGTTCGTCGCCAACAACGGCCGGATCGGCTTCGGCCTGGCCGACCACGAGGCGTACGCGCCGGAGGCCGGCACCCCGGTGCGGCTGGTCTGGCTGGCGGTACGCCGCGACCTCAGCACCTTCACCGCCGGCCACGGCGTCGACGAGCAGAGCCACTACCTCGACGAACTGGGTGCCGAGACGCTGCACCGGTTCGCCGACCAGCTGCGCGGCCTCGGCCTCGACCCGGCCAACTACCGGTACCTGCCGGTGCATCCGTGGCAGTGGGAACACAAGGTCGGCGTCACCTTCGCCGCCGACGTGGCGTCCCGGGCGATCGTCCCGGTCGGCACGAGCCCGGACCGGTACCGGGCGCAGCAGTCGATCCGTACCTTCTTCAACATCGACCACCCGCACCGGCACTACGTCAAGACCGCACTGTCCATCCAGAACATGGGCTTCATGCGCGGGCTGTCCCCGGCCTACATGCGGGCGACCCCGCCGATCAACGACTGGGTCGCCGACCTGGTCGCCGACGACGACACACTGCGCGACTGCGGGTTCGAGGTGCTGCGGGAGCTGGCGTCGGTCGGCTACACCGGGGACGCGTACCACCGCAGCGGGGCGCCGGTCTCGGCGTACCAGCGCATGCTCGCCGCGTTGTGGCGGGAGAGCCCGGTGCCCCGGATCGCGCCCGGGCAGCGGCTGGCCACCATGGCCAGCCTGCTGCACCGCGACCGCGACGGCGCGCACCTGGCCACCGCGCTGATCGCGGCGTCCGGCCTGCCGGCCGCCGACTGGCTGGCCCGGTACCTGCGGGCCTACCTGCGCCCGCTGCTGCACTGCCTGCTCGGCCACGACCTGGCGTTCATGCCACACGGGGAGAACCTGATCCTCGTGCTGGAGAACCACGTACCGGTCCGGGTGTTCATGAAGGACATCGGCGAGGAGGTCGTCGCCATGCACGACCGGGAACTGCCGGCCACGGTCGAACGAATCCGGATGCCGGTCGACGACAACTTCCGGGTCCTGGCCGTGTTCACCGACGTCTTCGACGGGTTCCTGCGTTTCCTCGCCGCGATCCTGGACGCCGACGGTGTGCTGCCGGCGGACCGGTTCTGGCAACTGGTCGCCGAGTGCGTCCGTCAGCACGGCGACGACCACCCGCAGCTGAGGGACCGGTTGGACCTCTTCGCGCCCACCTTCCGGCACTCCTGCCTGAACCGGTTGCAGCTGCGCAACACGCTGCAGATGGTCGACCTGACCGACCAGGCCGGGTCGTTGATCTTCGTCGGAGTGCAGGACAACCCGATCGCCGCCGTCGCGGCGCCGGCCCCGTGA